In Chlamydia serpentis, the following are encoded in one genomic region:
- the infA gene encoding translation initiation factor IF-1, protein MAKKEDTLVLEGKVEELLPGMHFRVVLENGMPVTAHLCGKMRMSNIRLLVGDRVTVEMSAYDLTKARVVYRHR, encoded by the coding sequence ATGGCGAAAAAAGAAGATACTCTCGTACTTGAAGGTAAAGTAGAGGAGCTCCTTCCAGGAATGCATTTCCGTGTGGTATTAGAAAATGGCATGCCAGTTACCGCTCATTTGTGTGGAAAGATGCGCATGAGCAATATTCGATTACTCGTTGGGGATCGTGTTACTGTTGAAATGTCTGCTTATGACTTAACAAAGGCTAGGGTCGTATACAGGCACCGTTAA
- the tuf gene encoding elongation factor Tu, which yields MSKETFQRTKPHINIGTIGHVDHGKTTLTAAITRALSGDGLASFRDYSSIDNTPEEKARGITINASHVEYETPNRHYAHVDCPGHADYVKNMITGAAQMDGAILVVSATDGAMPQTKEHILLARQVGVPYIVVFLNKVDMISQEDAELIDLVEMELSELLEEKGYKGCPIIRGSALKALEGDPSYIEKVRELMQAVDDNIPTPEREIDKPFLMPIEDVFSISGRGTVVTGRIERGIVKVSDKVQLVGLGETKETIVTGVEMFRKELPEGRAGENVGLLLRGIGKNDVERGMVVCQPGSVKPHTKFKSAVYVLQKEEGGRHKPFFSGYRPQFFFRTTDVTGVVTLPEGVEMVMPGDNVELDVELIGTVALEEGMRFAIREGGRTIGAGTISKINA from the coding sequence ATGTCAAAAGAAACTTTTCAACGTACTAAGCCCCATATCAATATCGGGACAATAGGGCACGTTGACCATGGTAAAACTACGCTAACAGCGGCAATTACACGCGCATTATCAGGGGATGGATTGGCGTCTTTTCGTGATTATAGTTCAATTGACAATACTCCTGAAGAAAAGGCCCGAGGAATTACTATTAATGCTTCTCACGTTGAGTATGAAACCCCTAACCGTCACTATGCTCACGTAGATTGCCCAGGCCACGCCGATTATGTTAAAAATATGATTACTGGTGCCGCTCAAATGGATGGTGCTATCTTGGTAGTTTCCGCTACAGATGGTGCTATGCCGCAAACTAAAGAACATATTCTTTTAGCTCGTCAAGTTGGCGTTCCTTATATCGTTGTTTTTCTCAACAAAGTGGATATGATTTCTCAAGAAGATGCAGAACTTATTGATTTAGTTGAAATGGAACTTAGCGAACTTCTTGAAGAAAAAGGTTACAAAGGGTGTCCTATTATCCGTGGCTCTGCTTTAAAAGCTCTTGAAGGAGATCCAAGTTATATTGAGAAAGTTCGTGAACTTATGCAAGCTGTCGACGATAATATTCCTACACCAGAAAGAGAAATTGATAAGCCTTTCTTGATGCCTATTGAAGACGTTTTCTCTATTTCTGGTCGTGGTACAGTAGTTACAGGAAGAATTGAGCGTGGGATTGTTAAAGTTTCTGATAAAGTGCAGCTTGTAGGATTAGGGGAAACTAAAGAAACTATTGTTACTGGCGTTGAGATGTTCAGAAAAGAGCTTCCAGAAGGTCGAGCAGGAGAAAATGTCGGATTATTGCTCAGAGGTATTGGGAAAAATGATGTTGAAAGAGGAATGGTAGTTTGCCAACCTGGTAGTGTTAAACCTCACACTAAATTTAAATCAGCTGTTTATGTTTTGCAAAAAGAAGAGGGTGGCCGTCATAAGCCTTTCTTCAGTGGATACAGGCCTCAGTTCTTCTTCCGCACTACAGATGTGACAGGAGTCGTTACTCTCCCTGAAGGAGTAGAGATGGTGATGCCCGGAGACAATGTAGAGCTGGATGTCGAGCTCATTGGAACAGTTGCTCTTGAGGAAGGGATGAGATTTGCAATCCGTGAAGGTGGTCGTACTATCGGAGCTGGAACAATTTCAAAGATCAATGCTTAG
- the secE gene encoding preprotein translocase subunit SecE, whose amino-acid sequence MKQQHNREALSRKLSTVKKQAKFAGSFLDEIKKVEWVSKRDLKKYIKIILVSIFGFGFAIYFIDLLLRKLLMCLDGITTFLFG is encoded by the coding sequence ATGAAACAGCAACACAATCGTGAAGCCTTATCTCGCAAGCTAAGTACTGTCAAAAAACAGGCTAAATTTGCAGGAAGCTTTTTAGATGAGATTAAAAAAGTCGAGTGGGTGAGTAAACGTGATCTTAAAAAATACATTAAGATAATTCTTGTAAGTATTTTTGGTTTTGGATTTGCTATCTATTTTATAGATCTGCTGTTGCGTAAATTGCTCATGTGTTTAGATGGTATCACAACCTTTTTGTTCGGTTAA
- the nusG gene encoding transcription termination/antitermination protein NusG, giving the protein MYKWYVVQVFTAQEKKVKKALEDFKESSGMTDFIHEIILPIENVMEVKKGEHKVVEKYIWPGYLLVKMHLTDESWLYVKGTAGVVEFLGGGVPVALSEEEVRSILTDIEEKKSGVVQKHQFEIGSRVKINDGVFVNFIGVVSEVFHDKGRLSVMVSIFGRETRVDDLEFWQVEEVTPGQESE; this is encoded by the coding sequence ATGTATAAATGGTATGTCGTTCAGGTTTTCACGGCTCAAGAAAAGAAAGTAAAGAAGGCTTTGGAAGATTTTAAAGAGTCTTCTGGAATGACTGATTTTATACATGAAATTATCTTGCCTATTGAAAATGTCATGGAAGTCAAAAAAGGGGAACATAAGGTCGTTGAAAAATACATCTGGCCAGGGTACCTCTTGGTTAAAATGCACTTAACAGATGAATCATGGCTTTATGTTAAAGGTACAGCAGGTGTTGTCGAGTTTCTTGGGGGAGGAGTGCCTGTAGCTCTTTCTGAAGAAGAAGTAAGAAGTATCCTAACAGATATAGAAGAAAAAAAATCTGGGGTTGTTCAAAAACATCAATTTGAGATTGGTTCTAGAGTAAAAATTAATGATGGAGTTTTTGTTAATTTCATTGGTGTCGTTTCCGAAGTTTTCCACGATAAAGGGCGATTAAGCGTTATGGTTTCTATTTTTGGAAGAGAAACTAGAGTAGATGATTTAGAATTTTGGCAAGTAGAAGAGGTAACCCCAGGACAAGAAAGTGAGTAG
- the rplK gene encoding 50S ribosomal protein L11: MSVKKKVIKIIKLQISGGKANPAPPIGPALGAAGVNIMGFCKEFNAATQDRVGDLLPVVITVYTDKTFTFITKQPPVSSLIKKTLNLESGSKIPNRNKVGKLTRAQVEAIAQQKMKDMDIVLLESATRMVEGTARSMGIDVE, translated from the coding sequence ATGTCGGTTAAAAAAAAGGTAATCAAAATAATTAAGTTGCAAATTTCTGGGGGCAAAGCCAATCCAGCTCCGCCTATAGGGCCAGCTTTAGGTGCTGCTGGGGTCAATATTATGGGCTTCTGCAAAGAATTTAACGCAGCAACTCAAGATAGGGTTGGAGACTTGCTTCCAGTGGTGATTACTGTTTATACCGATAAAACTTTTACTTTCATAACGAAGCAGCCCCCAGTTTCCTCTCTCATCAAGAAAACATTGAATTTGGAATCAGGGTCTAAAATTCCTAATCGTAATAAAGTAGGAAAGCTTACTCGGGCTCAAGTTGAAGCAATTGCTCAACAAAAAATGAAAGATATGGACATCGTCCTTTTAGAGTCTGCAACACGTATGGTGGAAGGAACTGCCCGTAGTATGGGTATAGACGTAGAATAA
- the rplA gene encoding 50S ribosomal protein L1: protein MTKHGKRIRGILKNYDFSKSYSLQEAIDILKQCPPVRFDQTVDVSIKLGIDPKKSDQQIRGAVFLPNGTGKTLRVLVFASGNKVKEALEAGADFVGSDDLVEKIKSGWLEFDVAVATPDMMREVGKLGKVLGPRNLMPTPKTGTVTTDVAKAVVELRKGKIEFKADRAGVCNVGVGKLSFESIQIKENIEALSSALIKAKPPAAKGQYLVSFTISSTMGPGISIDTRELMVS from the coding sequence ATGACAAAGCATGGCAAACGTATAAGGGGTATTTTAAAGAATTATGATTTTTCAAAATCATATTCTTTGCAAGAAGCTATAGATATTTTAAAACAGTGTCCTCCAGTACGCTTCGATCAAACCGTAGATGTGTCTATCAAATTGGGCATAGATCCTAAAAAGAGCGACCAACAGATCCGGGGAGCGGTTTTCTTGCCTAATGGGACTGGAAAAACCTTAAGGGTTCTGGTTTTTGCTTCAGGAAACAAAGTCAAAGAGGCTCTTGAAGCTGGCGCAGATTTTGTGGGGAGTGATGATCTCGTTGAAAAGATTAAATCTGGGTGGTTAGAGTTTGACGTTGCCGTTGCTACTCCAGATATGATGCGTGAAGTCGGAAAGTTAGGAAAAGTCTTAGGACCTAGAAACTTAATGCCCACACCTAAGACAGGAACAGTAACAACAGATGTTGCTAAGGCTGTCGTTGAATTACGTAAGGGAAAAATTGAATTTAAAGCAGATCGTGCCGGCGTATGTAATGTAGGTGTAGGTAAGCTTTCTTTTGAAAGTATTCAAATAAAAGAAAATATTGAGGCCCTAAGTTCTGCTTTAATTAAAGCAAAGCCTCCAGCAGCTAAGGGGCAATATTTAGTCTCATTTACTATTTCCTCCACTATGGGGCCTGGAATTTCTATAGATACTAGAGAATTAATGGTATCTTAA
- the rplJ gene encoding 50S ribosomal protein L10, with protein sequence MKQEKTLLLQEVEDKISASQGFILLRYLGFTAAYSREFRNSLSGVSAEFEVLKKRIFFKAIESKGLKVDCSDVDGHLGVVFSYGDPVSAAKQVLDFNKQHKDSLVFLAGRIDNASLSGAEVEAVAKLPSLKELRQEVVGLFAAPMSQVVGIMNSILSGVISCIDQKAEKN encoded by the coding sequence ATGAAACAAGAAAAAACATTGCTTCTTCAAGAGGTAGAAGACAAAATTTCTGCATCACAGGGATTTATTTTATTGAGATACCTTGGATTTACAGCGGCTTATTCTCGAGAATTTCGAAATTCACTTTCTGGAGTGTCTGCGGAATTTGAAGTTCTAAAAAAGAGAATCTTTTTTAAAGCCATAGAATCTAAGGGCCTAAAAGTAGATTGTAGTGACGTAGATGGTCATCTCGGTGTGGTCTTTTCCTATGGAGATCCTGTTTCTGCAGCAAAGCAGGTATTAGATTTTAATAAACAACATAAAGATTCTTTAGTTTTTCTTGCAGGAAGAATAGACAATGCGTCTCTTTCGGGTGCTGAGGTAGAAGCTGTCGCCAAACTGCCATCTCTCAAAGAGCTTAGACAGGAAGTTGTTGGTTTGTTTGCTGCACCTATGTCTCAAGTTGTAGGAATTATGAACTCCATTCTTTCTGGAGTCATCTCATGCATAGATCAGAAGGCAGAAAAGAACTAA
- the rplL gene encoding 50S ribosomal protein L7/L12: MTTESLETLVEKLSNLTVLELSQLKKLLEEKWDVTASAPVVAVAAAGGGEAPTAAEPTEFSVTLEDVPADKKIGVLKVVREVTGLALKEAKEMTEGLPKTVKEKTSKSDAEDTVKKLQDAGAKASFKGL, encoded by the coding sequence GTGACAACAGAAAGTTTGGAAACTTTAGTAGAGAAGTTAAGTAATTTAACTGTACTAGAACTCTCTCAATTAAAAAAATTATTAGAAGAGAAATGGGATGTTACTGCTTCTGCTCCCGTAGTTGCTGTTGCTGCTGCTGGTGGTGGAGAAGCTCCTACTGCTGCCGAACCTACAGAATTTTCAGTAACTTTAGAAGATGTTCCTGCTGATAAAAAAATTGGCGTCTTAAAAGTAGTTAGAGAAGTAACAGGATTAGCTTTGAAAGAAGCTAAGGAAATGACGGAAGGGTTACCTAAGACCGTCAAAGAAAAAACCTCTAAGAGTGATGCCGAAGATACAGTTAAGAAGTTGCAAGACGCGGGTGCAAAAGCCTCGTTTAAGGGACTGTAA
- the rpoB gene encoding DNA-directed RNA polymerase subunit beta, which yields MFKCPERVSVKKKEDILDLPNLIEIQIKSYKQFLQIGKLAEERENTGLEEVFREIFPIKSYNEATVLEYLSYNLGVPKYSPEECIRRGITYSVTLKVRFRLTDETGIKEEEVYMGTIPLMTDKGTFIINGAERVVVSQVHRSPGINFEQERHSKGNILFSFRIIPYRGSWLEAIFDINDLIYIHIDRKKRRRKILAITFIRALGYSSDADIIEEFFKIEENTLKSEKDFALLVGRILADNIVDEASSLVYGKAGEKLSTAMLKRMLDAGISCVKIAVDADENHPIIKMLAKDPTDSYEAALKDFYRRLRPGEPATLANARSTIMRLFFDPKRYNLGRVGRYKLNRKLGFSMDEDALSQVTLRKEDVIGALKYLIRLKMGDEKACIDDIDHLANRRVRSVGELIQNQCRSGLARMEKIVRERMNLFDFSSDTLTPGKVVSAKGLASVLKDFFGRSQLSQFMDQTNPVAELTHKRRLSALGPGGLNRERAGFEVRDVHASHYGRICPIETPEGPNIGLITSLSSFAKINEFGFIETPYRIVRDGIVTDEIEYMTADVEEECVIAQASASLDEYNMFTEPVCWVRYAGEAFEADTSTVTHMDVSPKQLVSIVTGLIPFLEHDDANRALMGSNMQRQAVPLLKTEAPIVGTGLECRAAKDSGAIVVAEEDGIVDFVDGYKVVIAAKHNPTIKRTYHLKKFLRSNSGTCINQQPLCAVGDIITKGDVIADGPATDRGELALGKNILVAFMPWYGYNFEDAIIISEKLIREDAYTSIYIEEFELTARDTKLGKEEITRDIPNVSDEVLANLGEDGIIRIGAEVKPGDILVGKITPKSETELAPEERLLRAIFGEKAADVKDASLTVPPGTEGVVMDVKVFSRKDRLSKSDDELVEEAVHLKDLQKGYKNQVATLKTEYREKLGALLLNEKAPAAIIHRRTAEIVVHEGLLFDQETIERIEQEDLVDLLMPNCEIYEVLKGLLSDYETSLQRLEINYKTEVEHIREGDADLDHGVIRQVKVYVASKRKLQVGDKMAGRHGNKGVVSKIVPEADMPYLSNGETVQMILNPLGVPSRMNLGQVLETHLGYAAKTAGIYVKTPVFEGFPEQRIWDMMIEQGLPDNGKSFLYDGKTGERFDNKVVIGYIYMLKLSHLIADKIHARSIGPYSLVTQQPLGGKAQMGGQRFGEMEVWALEAYGVAHMLQEILTVKSDDVSGRTRIYESIVKGENLLRSGTPESFNVLIKEMQGLGLDVRPMVVDA from the coding sequence ATGTTCAAGTGCCCTGAACGGGTCAGTGTTAAAAAAAAGGAAGATATCCTAGACCTTCCAAATCTTATTGAAATCCAAATTAAGTCTTATAAGCAATTTCTTCAAATTGGAAAATTAGCAGAAGAAAGAGAGAATACTGGTTTAGAAGAGGTTTTCAGGGAAATTTTTCCCATTAAATCTTATAACGAAGCCACTGTTCTTGAATACCTGTCATATAATTTGGGTGTGCCAAAATATTCTCCAGAAGAATGTATCCGTCGAGGAATTACGTATAGCGTTACTTTAAAGGTCCGTTTTCGTTTAACAGATGAAACAGGAATAAAAGAAGAAGAAGTCTATATGGGAACGATTCCTCTTATGACTGACAAAGGGACATTTATTATTAATGGAGCAGAAAGAGTCGTTGTTTCCCAAGTTCATCGTTCTCCAGGAATTAATTTCGAACAAGAAAGACATTCTAAAGGAAATATCTTATTCTCTTTTAGAATAATTCCTTATCGCGGAAGTTGGCTTGAAGCTATTTTTGATATCAATGATTTAATTTATATTCATATTGATAGAAAAAAACGCAGAAGAAAAATTTTAGCAATAACTTTTATCCGTGCCCTTGGATACTCTTCAGATGCTGACATTATTGAGGAATTCTTCAAAATAGAAGAAAATACTCTTAAGAGTGAAAAAGATTTTGCTCTCCTTGTTGGAAGAATTTTAGCAGATAATATCGTTGATGAAGCTTCTTCATTAGTTTATGGAAAAGCTGGAGAAAAATTAAGTACAGCAATGTTAAAACGGATGCTTGATGCTGGAATTTCTTGTGTTAAGATTGCTGTAGATGCTGATGAAAATCATCCTATCATCAAAATGCTAGCCAAAGATCCTACGGACTCATATGAAGCTGCATTAAAAGATTTTTATCGTAGATTACGTCCAGGAGAACCAGCAACTCTAGCCAATGCACGCTCTACAATTATGAGGTTATTCTTTGATCCTAAGCGTTATAACTTAGGACGTGTTGGACGTTATAAGCTTAATCGTAAATTGGGCTTTTCTATGGATGAAGATGCTTTGTCTCAGGTTACCTTAAGAAAAGAAGATGTTATAGGGGCTCTAAAATATCTAATCCGTTTAAAAATGGGTGATGAGAAAGCTTGTATAGATGATATTGACCATCTTGCAAATCGACGTGTCCGTTCAGTTGGTGAACTCATTCAAAACCAATGTCGTTCAGGTTTGGCTAGAATGGAGAAAATTGTTAGAGAACGAATGAATTTATTTGATTTCTCTTCAGATACCTTGACTCCTGGGAAGGTTGTCTCTGCTAAAGGTTTGGCTAGTGTATTGAAAGATTTCTTTGGTCGTTCTCAATTGTCTCAATTTATGGATCAAACTAATCCTGTCGCAGAACTGACTCATAAGCGACGTCTTTCTGCGTTGGGGCCAGGGGGGCTCAATAGAGAGCGAGCAGGATTTGAAGTTCGTGACGTTCATGCAAGTCATTACGGACGCATTTGTCCTATTGAAACTCCCGAAGGTCCAAACATTGGTCTGATTACCTCTCTTTCTTCTTTTGCTAAAATTAATGAATTTGGATTCATTGAAACTCCCTATAGAATTGTAAGAGATGGAATTGTAACAGACGAAATTGAATACATGACGGCTGATGTCGAAGAAGAATGTGTTATCGCACAAGCTTCCGCAAGTTTAGATGAATACAATATGTTTACTGAACCTGTATGTTGGGTACGTTATGCTGGTGAAGCTTTTGAAGCTGATACAAGTACTGTAACGCATATGGATGTTTCACCTAAACAGTTAGTCTCTATTGTTACGGGATTGATCCCTTTTTTAGAGCATGATGATGCTAATCGTGCGCTAATGGGATCTAATATGCAACGTCAGGCTGTTCCGCTACTTAAAACTGAAGCTCCTATTGTTGGTACGGGATTAGAATGTCGTGCTGCTAAAGATTCTGGTGCTATCGTTGTTGCAGAAGAGGATGGTATTGTTGATTTTGTGGATGGTTATAAAGTTGTTATTGCTGCAAAGCATAATCCTACAATTAAGCGTACCTATCATCTCAAAAAGTTTCTTAGATCTAATTCAGGGACTTGCATTAATCAACAGCCTTTATGTGCAGTAGGAGACATTATAACCAAAGGCGATGTTATTGCTGATGGACCGGCAACTGATCGTGGTGAACTTGCTTTGGGTAAAAATATTCTCGTTGCCTTTATGCCCTGGTATGGATACAACTTTGAGGATGCGATTATTATCTCTGAAAAATTGATCAGGGAGGATGCCTATACCTCGATTTATATTGAGGAATTTGAATTAACTGCTCGTGATACAAAACTAGGGAAAGAAGAGATTACACGTGATATTCCTAATGTATCTGATGAAGTATTAGCTAATCTAGGTGAAGACGGTATTATTCGTATAGGTGCTGAAGTTAAACCAGGAGATATTCTTGTTGGTAAAATCACCCCAAAATCAGAAACGGAATTAGCTCCAGAAGAACGTTTATTGCGCGCGATTTTTGGTGAAAAAGCTGCAGATGTTAAAGATGCCTCATTAACAGTTCCTCCAGGTACTGAAGGTGTCGTTATGGATGTAAAAGTCTTTAGTAGAAAAGATAGATTATCAAAGAGTGATGACGAACTTGTAGAGGAAGCTGTTCACCTAAAAGACTTGCAAAAAGGATACAAAAATCAAGTCGCAACGTTAAAGACAGAATATCGTGAAAAGTTAGGGGCACTCTTATTAAATGAAAAAGCGCCTGCAGCAATTATTCATCGTCGTACAGCAGAAATTGTTGTTCATGAAGGTCTGCTCTTTGATCAAGAGACTATAGAACGTATTGAACAAGAAGATCTGGTAGATCTTTTAATGCCTAATTGTGAAATCTATGAAGTATTAAAGGGACTTTTATCGGATTATGAAACCTCCTTACAACGGTTAGAGATTAACTATAAAACTGAAGTCGAACATATTCGTGAGGGAGATGCAGATTTAGATCACGGTGTAATTCGCCAAGTCAAAGTTTATGTTGCTTCTAAAAGAAAGCTCCAAGTCGGGGATAAAATGGCTGGGCGACACGGAAATAAAGGAGTCGTTTCTAAAATTGTTCCTGAAGCCGATATGCCATATCTTTCTAATGGAGAAACTGTACAAATGATCCTGAACCCTCTAGGGGTGCCTTCAAGGATGAATCTTGGACAGGTATTAGAAACTCATTTGGGTTATGCGGCAAAAACTGCAGGGATTTATGTGAAAACTCCTGTATTTGAAGGGTTTCCTGAACAACGCATCTGGGATATGATGATAGAACAAGGACTACCCGACAATGGTAAGTCTTTCCTATATGATGGTAAAACTGGTGAACGTTTTGATAACAAGGTAGTCATAGGCTATATCTATATGTTAAAGCTTAGTCACTTGATTGCTGATAAGATTCACGCGAGATCAATAGGACCATACTCCCTGGTTACACAACAGCCTCTGGGTGGTAAAGCACAGATGGGAGGACAAAGATTTGGAGAAATGGAAGTTTGGGCATTGGAGGCATATGGAGTTGCTCATATGCTACAGGAAATTCTAACAGTGAAGTCTGATGATGTCTCTGGAAGAACAAGGATTTATGAATCTATTGTTAAGGGGGAAAACCTCCTAAGATCAGGAACACCTGAGTCTTTCAATGTGCTAATTAAAGAGATGCAGGGCCTAGGACTTGATGTTCGTCCTATGGTTGTAGACGCTTAA